In bacterium, the genomic window ATGTTTATAAAAACAATAAAGAGACAGAAATTGCCTTTTTAAATAAAAAATCTTAAAAAATTTTTATTCAACACCTTCATGGCCAATAACCCCTAAACTCATGCCCCATGAGAATTATGCATGTTTTTGTATAGTGCTTAATGAATAAATTATTTATTAAGAACTAATTTATTCTAAAAAAGGCAATTTTTTAAAGTCCGATGTTTTTAATTAATTAAAGGGCAATTTGGATTGTTAAAATATAACCCTGAATTTTATTCAAAGTTATAAAGACCTGTTATTATTACCTACTAAAAGCACTTATAGATAAGGGGAAAGATGCATTCTGATTTAAAAATCGACAATAAGTTTATTACTCCTGTGAGTTATCGAATTCAAAAGGCAAGGGAAGAAATACCCCATCTAGACTTGTTTAAGTCAAAATTGTTACTCTCCTCAAGAGAAAAATCTTGTTCAGAAAGACGGCTGGATACCTTGGGATAAAAAATTTTGATTAATTAGAGGCAATAATGTGTAATTAGTATTAAGCGAAGCTAATTTGTTTTAAATAAAAAAACTTAAAAAAGTTTTACTCAACACCTTCATGATCAATAACCTCAAAAGTCATGCTCCATGAGAATTATGCATGTTTTTGTATAGTGCTTAATATAGCTATATTACAAAGCGTTAAGTTGAATTTAAAAAAGTTTTTTCATGCATGAAATCTGATTTTAAGCATGATGACAGGTTTAAAACCAAAACGGCAAGCATGATTAAGAAATAGCTTATCTCCGAATTAAAGTAATTGCCTACTTTATCATGAGTCAATTTTTTTATGAATCGTTTTGATATAAAAAGATTTTTAGTATTATTATATTAAGTCGTTTCGGAGGTTGGGGAAATTAGTTAAATGATGAATTTATTAAGTAATAATAATGATGTAAAACTAAGACCTGTAAAAAAAATTTTTAATATAGAAGCAGAAAAATTGGTTCGTGAAGCAAGTGATAATTTTATTTATTTCAGAGATTACGAAAAAACCATTGAACAACTAACCAGAGTGCTTGAAATTGAACCTAATCATGTTAAAGCCTTGATTTTAAAAGGAAACATTTTTTTCTGTATAGATAAAGATAATGAAGCTCTTGAATGTTTTGAAAAAGCGCTGAGTCTTGATCCTTTTTCTGCTGAAGCACATGGCTCAAAAGCAAATACCCTTGATGTTTTAGGCAAAGTAAAAGAAGCTTTTGCCTGTTGTGAAAAAGCTTTTAAGAACATTACCGCAAAAGATAAAGATTTGCTTCCTTCTTTATATGACCAAAAAATAGCGTTGTTAATCAAATTAAAAAAATATGAAGACGCAAAACAGACATTAAAACAGTGTTATAGATATTTAAAAACCGAAGATTCTTTCAAAATTGCTTCATGCTACAGAGATATCATTGATACTCTTTTAAAAGAACAAAGATACAGAAAAAAAATTGCTACAGAAAGATTTAAAATTATTCACAGCATTTAGGTGGCTCTTTAGTAAAACTTTGAATTATTATTTTGCATGGCTGTCAGCTTGCTGATGACATTTAATAATAAGTTTTTAGAATTATTAGCAGAAGTTGTTGTGGTTGTTTCTGTTGTTGAAGCTAGGAATCCTTTACTTACAAGATAAGCTTTTACTTCAGCTGAAGTTAATTTTCCGTCATGGTCGGAGTCTGCCGCATCAAAATCCTGAATCATATTTTCAATACCGGCAGGTTTGGTCAGTCCCATCGATATTAACTGTGTATTAAAGGCAGAAAGCTGCTCTTTAGACATACTTGTACTTGTAGACCCAAAATAAGTACTATCTACGTAAGTATTAGAAGTTGCAGCCGGATAAGTCCCGGACGATATTTTAAATATTTTTTCGAAAAAATTCATTTATCGTTCCCTTTGCAGGTTAAATATTCTTTCTTTAGCATCATTATAATAATAATTCTGATAAAATCATCATTTGAATATATTAAGATGATTTTCAGGAAAGATAATCTGCAATGCTTAAAGTTTTTCCGCTGGTTTCACTGTTTGATAATCCATAACTTTGTTTTAACTTATCCAGATATGAGGAAGAAGAGTCTAAAAGAGTAGAACTGTCAGATGAATTTCCGCCAAATAACCCTGAATTAAGAAGGCTGGATTGTTGAGAGGATGTTGAAGTGTTTGAATTGTTCAAATAACTTAGCAAACTTGAGTTTATCGAGTTGTTTACAGAGGTTGAAGACAAGCCTAGACTGCTTAACATTCCTGCGGGTGTACTTTTATAAGTGGTAAATTCTTTATAGCTCACTCCGTCACCGTTTTTGTCTATTTTGTCGTAGGAATCAATTATCCCCATAAGGTCAGAAGAAGGATCCTGTCCTTGAGTTATTTCGCCGGATAAGATATTGCCCAAATCTTTTTTCGTAATGTTAATCTTTCCGTCTTTAAAATCCTGTATTTTTTGTTGATTAACAGTATTAGTATCTTGCGCAGATACCCCCTGAAGTGATATTGTCATTGTTTTCTCTTCCCCGATTTTTTGAACATATGCTATTAAAATTATAAATTATCTATTATTAACTTCATCGTTTGTTTAAACTATAAAGACTAAAGCCTCCATAATTAAAATGGAGGCTTTAGTCTTTATAATAATTTTAATTTCTTATGCTTCACCGCGTTGCTGTTTGATTAAGTCCTGTACTTTGTTAAACAGTTCATCGCCTTTTTGCTGAATATTATCCATTACATGATTTGCTTTTGTTTGAAGGTCTTTGATAGAATCTTCAGAAGTTTTACAAACTTCTTCTGTTTTGTCGAGAAGCAGTTCTCTGGTCTCTTCACCGGAATGCGGCGCAAGAAGAAGTCCCAGAACCCCGCCAAAAGCAGCTCCGAATACAAAACCGCCCAGAAATTTTCCTAAACTCATAATTTAATCTCCTTTTGAAAACTATAAAACTTTAAAAAAAATTATTTTTTGCGGCTTAATAATAAGTAAAAACCTGAAAGAAGGTTTTTGCCGATGTATTTGCCGACTTCTTTTGCCTGGCTGCCTATAATAGCGCTCGCCCCTAAAAAAGCTTTAGCTCCTTTCTTGATTCCGATATTCATATTATTTAATTGACTGCTTACATTTAAAGAAAGCTGATTAATGCTAACCAGTGTGGTTTTTATCTCTTTTATTGTCGGCTCAAGCTCTTCTTGTGTGGCTTTAACAAAATTCTGTAAAGAGTTTACCAATCCTGAAAGATCGATAAGAAGTTTTATCAGAAATACACCAGTTATAATAATTAAAACTACTGATGTATAAATTAAAAACTCCAGCGGTTGATGTAAATTTTCCAATTTGTTTCTCCTTTGCGATGAAGGAGCGTTAATAGCGGAAATGATTAATTTTCGTATTTATAAGCTCATTCTTTCTCTGATGTCTATAAGTATTTATAAGCAGATTCCAGTTCTTCTCTTTTTTTGGCGGCAGCCATTCTGCCCGCTTTTATTGAATCAATAACTTTGTTGAACTGGGATTCAATTGTATATTGAAGCCTTACAATCGCATCCGAATTTATTTTATTGGTATAAATTATTTTAGGGGTTTTTTCCGTAATGATTTTTTTAGCAGCAACTGTTAAATCTTTTCTCATTTCTGCACCTGACTTTGGAGAGAATAAAATTGCTGCAACAACTCCGGCCAGAACGCCTACGAGTGTTCCTATTCCGAAAGATAGTGCATTTTCTGATTTTCCTGACATTTGTGTCCTCCAATTATATAATCTATAAACACGTATTTAAATAATTATCTTATAGTTTTAAATAAAAATAAGGGTTTTAATAATTTATTAATATTTAAAGCTTTTAAAATTGTCGACAAGATAAAAAATTTTTTGCCAAATTTTAAGGTTTTAACTCTAAATAAAATAATTTCCGTAAAAATTTGCCCGATTATAAAACCCAGTTTTTGAGGAGAAATAGGTTCAATATAAAGATGTTCGGACAATTCGGCATTGAAGCTTATTAAATCAGTTCTTATATCTCTTATAATCAGAGGCAAGCACAAATGTAATTCGTCAACTTCCTGCTGAAGCAGTTTTACCATTATATTTGCTCTGATAATAAGGTAAATAATAAGAACGAATGTTAATAACTCTATCATTCCAAAGATAATAATGTGATTTTGTATCATAATTTCAACTTATTTTATTTTGATTCAAATTTTGTAGTAAATAGTCTAACATATTTTACGTTTTCACTTTATAAAAACGAACTTTATTTATTATAGTATTTTTTTCGTTCTTTAATTGTAACAAATTGTTAAAAAACAAACAAATTTGTATCAACTTTTTTGTTCACGAGATTTATATAAGTATGGAAAATAATTTAATTTAAAAAATAAAAACGAAAGGAAAAATTATGTTAATGTCAGTAAGATCTTTGCAACCCAAATTAGCGTTTAAAGCGATTGAGTATGATAGACCTCATCCTCCAACTAATGAATATAATCAAAAAGAAGCAAAACTCAATAACGATGATGAGTATAAAAGAATTATGGGTGATAATGGTCATAGTTGTGATGTTGCAACATTTCAAAATAAGAAGGACACTGCTAAAATAGATTTAGCATTTAGTAGACCGGGAAATCCTAATAATGGAAGGGACGAAAAAACTTTATTTGAATTATTGCAAATTAATGGATTAAACCCAAGAATAGTTAAGGATTAAAATTATTAAAAAAAGTTTAATTCTTCTTTAAAACTGTCATTCTTTTTCTGGATGGCAGTTTTTGTACGTATGATTCAGCAGAATATTTTATTAACTAAAATAAAAAAGCTTTATAAAGATATATCCATTTATTTCACATATAATATATTTATGAAGAAAAAATTATCTTATTTTATATCAATACCCTTTACAAAACTGCTTGTACAACTCATAAAATTATCAGGAGGCGGAGCAGGAACGAATTTACCTGGCAAGATAGCAAGGAGACTTTCTCCTGATATACTTTCTTATCTTGTTAAACAAACAAAAAAAGAGATTCTTGTTGTAACGGGAACAAACGGAAAAACTACAACATCAGGTTTTATAGCGGGAATACTTAAAGCGGACGGGAGAAAAGCCGTACATAACAAAAGAGGGGCGAATATGCTTACCGGCATCACAACAGCTGTTGTGAGCAAGAGCAGTTGTTTTGCCGAATTAAATCCCGATAATTGTCTTTTAGAGATTGATGAAGCTTATCTTGTTAAAGCTGTTGATGAATTTACACCTGATGTTATACTTGTTACCAATTTATTCAGAGACCAGCTTGATAGATACGGTGAATTGAATACTACCGCGAAAAAAATTGATCAAGCAATAGAAAAAACTTTTGCTTCTGTGGAAAAATTGACTAATTCCCCAAAAACAAAACTTCCGAAGTTACTCTTAAATGCCGATGATCCTATAGTTTCATCTTTAGGCGAAGATTTTTCGGAAAGCCGTATTTTTTACGGGTTTGAAGATATAAAATTTGTTAATCAGGACGAAGCTATAAATTCTCCGCAGGAAACTACAAATTGCAAATGCGGTAATAGATATAATTATGAAAAAATTTTTTACGGGCATCTGGGGCATTTTTATTGTACATGCGGAAATAAAAGACCGATACCGCAAGTGTCTGCAAAAGCCATAATTGACGTAAACAGCTCAAAAATAATAATAAACTCGCAATATCATGAAGAATTCAGTATTAATATAAGAATGCCGGGTCTTTATAATGCTTATAACGCTCTTTCTGCCATAACTATGGCTCTTAATATCGGAATAAGTGCCGAAAATATCAGGCAGGGAATTGAAAATTATTCGACAATTTTTGGCAGAGCGGAAACACTTTGCATGAAAGGCAAGAAAGTACTTATTCAGCTTATTAAAAACCCGATAGGAGCAACAGAAGTCTTAAGAACAGTAAAAGATGATGTTAACGGCAGACTTTTAATTATCATAAATGATAATTATGCTGACGGGAGAGATGTTTCATGGCTTTGGGATGCAAATTTCGAGCTTCTTTCAACTTACAATAAAACTGTAATCGTCAGCGGAGTAAGAGCTTCTGATATGGCGGTAAGATTAAAGTATGCGGGAATCAAGTCAGAAAATATAATTATAATTGAAGACATAAATAAAGCTCTGGAAAAATCCCTTTTTGATGTAAAAAAAGAAGAAAAACTTTATGTTTTGCCAACTTATACGGCTTTATTAAGTCTTCAAAAAATTCAGAGAAATTTTTTATAAAGCTCGATTAGTAAATTGAGCTTTTTTTACTTTATTAATTTTTTTATTTTCTGATTCATTCTTTTTCGGAGAAATATTTATAAATCCCAAGCAGACAACAAAAATCAAAGAATTAAAAGCTGAGTGAATTTGTTGCATGGAACTAATAGAATGAAACTCCTTCAGAGCAGTTAATCCTGATACTATAGCTATTATTCCTAAAATAATTTTTATAAGCATAAAACCTTCTCCTTATAACAATTTCATTTGTTTTGGGCTGACTTGTTCATAATCATAGCATCCAATCTCATTATATACAGCTGAATTTCTAGCAACATTTATCAACTTTGCTTTACCTGAGGGACACTTATCAAAATAAATACAATTACCGCAAATGATCCATTCTCTTTTAGCCATTTGAACCCTCTTAATGTTACGACATGTTAACCGTAATATCTATAAAATATATAGAAAATAGCAATTTTTTCAATACCGGTGTTTTTATATATGTACAAGGATAAAACACACACAACACACTATCTACAAAACATTATATTTATTAAACAACGAGGCGCTACTAGATAATTAGAGAATGAGGTCAATGCCGGGGATAGTCTTTATTCCGGTTTTCACACTCGATTTTCATCGGAGGATTTAAGGCAGTTTTATAAACTGTCTTTTTTTTGCAATTTTTTATAAAATTTTAAGGTTTAATTCTATCCATAAGTCTTGCAAAAGGAATAGTTTCACGTACGTGATGTAGTCCGCAAAGCCAGCTTACTGTTCTTTCAATTCCCAATCCAAATCCTGAATGCGGAACGCTTCCATATTTTCTTAAGTCCAAATACCAGTCAAAAGCTTCTTCAGGAAGGTTATGTTCTTTTATTTTTCCGAGAAGAACATCAAGATCCTCTTCTCTTTGTCCGCCGCCTATAATTTCTCCGTAGCCTTCAGGAGCAATCATATCAACACAAAGAGCAAGTTTAGCGTTTTCGGGATCTTGTTTCATGTAAAAAGCTTTACATTCGGCAGGGTATCTGTGAATAAGAATTGGGCGGTCGAATTTTTCGGAAATAACCGTTTCTTCATCGCCGCCGAAATCATCGCCCCATTCAACTTCTTTGCCTGCATCTTTAAGAATTTGAATAGCTTCGTCATAGGTGATTCTGGGGAAAGGTTTTTTAATATTTTCCAGTTTTGACACGTCTCTTTCAAGAATTTCAAGTTCTTTTCTTCTGTTTGTTACAACCTGCTGAACAACGTATTCAACAAAATCTTCAGCTAAATCCATATCCATTTGCAGGTCAAAATAAGCCATTTCAGGTTCAACCATCCAGAATTCCGTTAAATGTCTTCTTGTTTTTGATTTTTCTGCCCTGAAAGTCGGACCAAAACAGTAAACTTTTCCGAAAGCCATTGCTGCTGCTTCCATATAAAGCTGACCGCTTTGTGTTAAATATGCTTTTTCATCAAAATAATTCACTTCAAACAGGTTTGTGGTTCCTTCGCAGGCAGCAGGCGTAAAGATAGGTGCGTCTACAAGTAAAAACCCGTTATTATTAAAATAATTTCTTACAGCGTTTATAATTTCATTTCTTATTTTCATTATTGCATGTTGTCTTGGGGAGCGCAGCCAGAGGTGTCTGTTTTCCATAAGAAAAGCAACACCGTGTTCTTTAGGGGTTATCGGGTAGTCATGAGATTCTCCTACGACTTTTATGTCTTTAACCCCGATTTCAAAGCCTATGGCTGATCTTTTGTCTTCTTTAACGGTTCCGTAAACTTCGATAGAGGTTTCTTGTGAAATTTTGTCCCCAATTTCGAAAGTTTCAGGAGAAACATCTCCTTTAAATATGACCGCCTGAATAATTCCGCTGCCATCTCTTATCTGGAGAAAATGCAGTTTGCCGCTGGATCTTTTGCCGTAAAGCCAGCCTTTTAAGCAGACATCTTGACCTTCATAATTTGCTATTTCAGAAATATAAACATGTTTTAATTCAGACATAATGTTTTAATACCTTTTCATTTTAAATTATTAGCCGATAACCAAGAACACTACATTATTATATTAAATAGTAATACTAAATTGCAATCTATCAAGTAAAAACATAAAGATATCATTCTGAGGCAAAGCCGAAGAATCTGTCTAATTAACTCGAATTACTGGTTAGCGAAAATAAGCATGAATATAGGTATTGTCATTCTGAGCGACCAACGGGAGCGTGAGAATCTATCCAATTAATAGCCAAAACAGATTGCCACGTCAACTCTTTGGCTGCCCCCTCCTTTTTTGATAATTAATCAAAAAAGCGGGTACCCTTCGCAATGACAGGTTGATTAATTTCCGTAACAATTCGAGTTAATTAAGCTTATAGACTTGATTCTCAAATGGACGGATGCTTCGTTTCACTTAGCAAGACAAAAAGAAAATACGCTACTATAGAAAACCATATTTATGCTAAATCTATGTTGTACCGCCTGTAATAGCGTTTAGAGAAGCATTTCCCGGGGTAATGGTTACGGGGTAAGGAATACCAGGAGAAGTAATATCAACTCCATTAATATCTTTAACGAAATTAGCGGGAAGAGTTATGGCTGTATCTAACCCGCCTGCCGGAACTACGCCATTTGCCGAGACACCAAGTACATATATATCTTTAAAAATAGTCCCGGTAGATCCAAAATTAGGACCTTTATCTCCGTTTACATCAATAACAGCATAACATTGTGTAGCCGCTGCTGTAAAAGGAGTAACACTTGTTATTAAAGCGCAACCGTTGGCTCCTACAAAGGTTATTTTTGTACCGTCCGCTAAATATATTGTGTCACCCGCCGTATTGATTTTTAATGTATTTAAAGAATCTTTAAGAAGGGTTACCAGCGCAACACCTGTCTCTCCTGCAGTTGGAATAGTTGCTCCATCTATCGAAGTTGTCATTAATGCTTGATTTAGAACGCTGGTAGTCTTTTTTATATCTACCTTGTATTTGTCTTTATTTGTATCTTGAATAAGTGTCGGAATAGTTATGGCAGCTACTACGCCGATTATTGCCAGAGTTACAAGAACTTCTGCAAGAGTGAAACCTTTTTTTGAATCGGGCATGATGCTCCCTTTGCGTACTATACTATTTTGAAAATTAATTTAATATAAAAATTATACATCATCTTATAAAAAAGAGTAAGAAATTTTCATATTTCTTACTCTTTTTTTATTTTGATTCAGAAAATCAGATTTATGCTAAATCTATGTTGTACCGCCTGTAACAACGTTTATAGAAGCATTTCCAGGGACAGGGTTATCTGTATACGGAATACCAGGAGCGGCAATAGTTGCTCCATTAACATCTTTCATGAAATTAGCAGGAAGGGCGAAAGCAGAATCTAATCCTCCTACAGGAACTATACCGTTTGCCGAGACACCAAGTACGTATACATCGTTAAAAGTAGTACCTGTAGCGCCCTTATTAGGACCTTTATCTCCGTTTACATCAACAACAGCATAACATTGGGTAGCCGCCTTCGTAAATGGAGCTGAGTTGGTTATTAAAGCGCAACCATTGGCTCCTACGAATGTTATTTTTGTACCGTCAGATAGCCATATTGTATCAGAATTGATAGTTAATATGTTTAAAGAATCTTTAAGAAGAGTTACCAGCGCAGCGCCTGTCTCACCTGCAGTTGGAATAGTTGTTCCATCAACGGAAACTGACATCAATGCCTGATTTAGTGTTCCAATAGTCTTTTTTAGACCGACTTTGTATTTGTCATTGTTGGTACTTTGAATAAGTGTCGGAATAGTTAAAGCAGCTACTACACCGATAATTGCCAGCGTTACAAGAACCTCTGCAAGTGTGAAACCTTTTTTTGAACTGTGCATGATTTTCCCTTTCGATTAATATTATACTTCTTACAAATGGATTATAATTTTAGTATCAAATATACATAAATTATAAAGTTAAATAAAATTAATTAATATACTGTTTTTAAATTATTTTTTTAACTTCAACATTTCTGATTTAAATTATATGACATTAATTAAAATATGGCTAGTTCTTATTTTATTTAATTTTAAAAAAATTTGTAGAAAAACTTTAACTGATATTTTATAATAAATATTGATATAGATATAACATGTTTTTTGTTATTGCTAAGGGTAGTTATTTGTTATAAAAAATTTTAATATAGAGGCTGGAGTGAATGGACAGTTACATTTTGAAAAGCGGAAGTGAAAAAATTGAAAGTGATGATGTTTCAATTTTAACGAGCATTCTTTCTGATAATGATTCTAAAATAATAAGTTTTCCGATTGAAGAATATTTAAAGACTTTTAAAGAGGAACCTGATGGTTTTGAAATAACTAATATTATTGCTCAAGCGTTGGGCTGTTTTTGTTTTTGCGTGGCGGCATCTGAATTTTTAAAGGATATTAAAATAAAGCCATCTTTTGAGCATCCTGAATGTGATTTTACTTATATATTAAGTGATTTTGAAAAAAACCATCTTAACGTTACTTCTTTAGTCAGGAAAAATAAATTTTTAGCTTCCAAAAATTATGCTGTAAATTTTGAAAAGGGAAATGTAATTTCCGGTAAAGCGTTTATAAATTATAATTTATTAAATGAAAGCAGTATTAAATTAAAAATAAAGATAGATTTTGAAAATTTAAAAACTTCTGAGTTAAAAGACATGAATATTTTATTTGAGTTAATTTGGTCTAAACTCCAGCCTCAAATAAATAAAGCCCAAAGACCTTGTATGCAAAAGACTATAAATTGTATTCCCGATTATTTAAAATTCGCTACAGCGCCGTTTATGCAAGAATTGCGAAGGTTGATGACTTCACAGAATGATAAAATTTTTATCGGAGAAAACGACGTTATTGCTAAAAAAGTTACAAATACAGGCTGTTATGTTTTTAAAAAAGCACAGCTTTCCGAGAATGATTTTTTAGCACAGAATGGCAAAGCTAGTTCTTCGGAAGCTACTTCTGCTTTTTCTACCCATTCTTTGCAACCAGACAACGAAATAAATAAAGAAATAGATCATCAAATTATAAGCCAACTTTCAAAAATGAATGATTTAACTGTCGATGTATTAAACGGAATAGTGCATATTCTTATGGAAAAATCTAAAAAGACAGATGGAGAAGTCTTTTTGAGTATTGATGATTTGTTATTTATACGCGGCAAAAAAGCCAGCAAAAATCAAAAAGGTTTGAGAGGCGGTTATAAGGATTCTCAGCGTAAAGAAATTTTAGAGCATCTGGAAATACTCGCTAATTTAAAAATTAATATTTCAAATACTTATATTCCAGTAATTGATAATAATGGAAAAAGAAATTATGAGGTTTTTAGCGGAGAAAGCCCGCTAATTTACATAAAAAAAGCTGAAAACAAAGATTATTATTTTTATGTAAAAGCAGGAGAAGTTTTAGCTTTAACCCTCAGTGGAGCGGCTGCAAAAACAGGCTTAATCCATAAAAAAGTATCCGAGTATGATTATTACAGAAATTTTTGGGAAAAAAGAATCGGAAACTATCTGGCATGGATTTGGCGGAGCAGACAAAATAATGCGGATTTTCTTGTTCCTTTAACGGTTGGAACTTTGTTAAGTCAAATTAGGGACGAAAAAGAAAATAAACGACCTCAATCTATTAGAAATAGGCTCGAAAAAGCTCTTTATAATCTTGAAAATGACCTTGTTATAAAAAGTTGGCAGTATAAAGAAATTGATGAAGATGTTTTAACGGGTAAAAATTGGTTTGAAAGCTGGCTAAAGCACAAATTGATTATAGAACCGCCTATTGAAATACTTGAAGAATACGCTAAAATAAAAAAAATTAAAAATAACAATGCAAATAAAATCGATTTTTCAGAAATTATCGCAATAATAAAAGAAAAAAATCTAAGCCAGATGAGAGTTGCCGAAGAAACAGGCATAAAACATGATGCATTGGCAGGCATTTTAACAGGAAAAATGCTTCCGAATCCTTCTGAAAAAAGAAAACTACAGACATGGATTATGAAACAAAAAGGTTGATTATTTCGTTTGCTGTTTCTTCAGGCGTTTTTTCGCAGGTATTTATTTTGAAATCGGCTTGATTGTAAAAGATTTTTCTTCTTTCTTGTATTATTTTAAGTGTTTCGACAGGGTTTTCTGTATTTATAAGAGGACGTTCGTTGTCATCTTTTATTCTCTTAAAAAGCTCATCTGCCGGCGCATAAAGATGAAACAAGATTCCGTTTTTCTTTAGATTATGTATGTTTTCCTCTATTAAGACAGCTCCACCGCCGGTTGAAACAACAATATTTTCTTGTGAAGAAACTTCTTCTATAGCTTCTGACTCAAGCTTTCTGAAAAAAGCTTCTCCGTTTTCGGCAAAAATAAGTTTTATGGATTTTTGGGCTTTTTGGATAATTAATTCGTCCGTATCTGCGAATTTCATGTTTAATTTCTCGGCAAGTTTTCTTCCGATAGTGGTTTTCCCTGAACCCATAAGTCCTATTAAAACAATATTTTTTGGCATAATTTTATCTTGATTGGCATAATTTTTTGTAATTTTCAAAATTCGATTTTATTTCAGTAAGGCTGTCTCCGCCGAATTTTTCGAAAAATGCATTAATTAAAGTAATTGCTAACATTGCTTCGCCGACAACGCTTGCAGCAGGAACAGCGCAAACATCTGATCTTTCATAATGAGCAGAGTGTTCTTGTCCGTTTTCAAGGTCTATTGACCTTAAAGGTTTTTTTAGAGTCGGTATAGGTTTCATTGAGGCCTTTACGATAATGGGCATTCCGTTTGACATTCCGCCTTCTATTCCGCCTGCGTTGTTTGTTTCTCTTTGATAGTTGCTCGAATCTTTTTTTGGAAAAATTTCATCGTGCATTTCAGAACCGAATATTTTACCCGAATCTTCGCCAATACCGATACTGACAGATTTTATAGCCGGAATACTCATAACTGCCTGAGCGATTTGTCCGTCAAGCCTTCTATCCCAATGAACAAAGCTTCCAAGACCTATCGGAACATTTAATGCAATTATTTCAAATATTCCGCCGAGAGAATCTCCTTCTGCTGCTGCTTTATCAATTGTTTTACGCATTGCTTCGGAGGTTTCTTCATCAGCACATCTTACATCAGAGTTTTCAGCTTTTTCTTTCAATGCAGAAAATTCTTGTGGCAAATCTTTTTCGTTAACTTTAGCCGTGCCTATTTGAGTTATATGGCTAAAAAGTTCTATTTCAAACTCGCTTAAAATTATTTTGGCTAAAGCTCCTACAGCTGTTCTAATGGCTGTTTCCCTTGCACTTGAGCGTTCAAGGATATTTCTTACGTCTTTATGGTTGTATTTTAGAGCTCCTGATAAATCTGCATGCCCCGGTCTTACATGTGTGATTGCTTTTTGGGAGATAATTTCTTTTATTTCAGGATTTTCTTTGTCAACAGGTTCTGCGGACATCGCAATATTCCAGTTTTCCCAGTCTTTGTTTTCTATAACAAGAGTAATAGGTGCACCGGTTGTATAACCATGCCGGATGCCGGAATTTATAATTACTCTGTCTTTTTCTATTTTCATGCGACCGCCGCGACCATAACCCTGTTGGCGTCTCGCAAGCTGTTTATTTATATCTTCAGGATTAATCTTTATTCCTGAGG contains:
- a CDS encoding tetratricopeptide repeat protein: MMNLLSNNNDVKLRPVKKIFNIEAEKLVREASDNFIYFRDYEKTIEQLTRVLEIEPNHVKALILKGNIFFCIDKDNEALECFEKALSLDPFSAEAHGSKANTLDVLGKVKEAFACCEKAFKNITAKDKDLLPSLYDQKIALLIKLKKYEDAKQTLKQCYRYLKTEDSFKIASCYRDIIDTLLKEQRYRKKIATERFKIIHSI
- a CDS encoding YtxH domain-containing protein, whose translation is MSLGKFLGGFVFGAAFGGVLGLLLAPHSGEETRELLLDKTEEVCKTSEDSIKDLQTKANHVMDNIQQKGDELFNKVQDLIKQQRGEA
- a CDS encoding YtxH domain-containing protein, with product MSGKSENALSFGIGTLVGVLAGVVAAILFSPKSGAEMRKDLTVAAKKIITEKTPKIIYTNKINSDAIVRLQYTIESQFNKVIDSIKAGRMAAAKKREELESAYKYL
- a CDS encoding Mur ligase family protein; translated protein: MKKKLSYFISIPFTKLLVQLIKLSGGGAGTNLPGKIARRLSPDILSYLVKQTKKEILVVTGTNGKTTTSGFIAGILKADGRKAVHNKRGANMLTGITTAVVSKSSCFAELNPDNCLLEIDEAYLVKAVDEFTPDVILVTNLFRDQLDRYGELNTTAKKIDQAIEKTFASVEKLTNSPKTKLPKLLLNADDPIVSSLGEDFSESRIFYGFEDIKFVNQDEAINSPQETTNCKCGNRYNYEKIFYGHLGHFYCTCGNKRPIPQVSAKAIIDVNSSKIIINSQYHEEFSINIRMPGLYNAYNALSAITMALNIGISAENIRQGIENYSTIFGRAETLCMKGKKVLIQLIKNPIGATEVLRTVKDDVNGRLLIIINDNYADGRDVSWLWDANFELLSTYNKTVIVSGVRASDMAVRLKYAGIKSENIIIIEDINKALEKSLFDVKKEEKLYVLPTYTALLSLQKIQRNFL
- the asnS gene encoding asparagine--tRNA ligase, whose translation is MSELKHVYISEIANYEGQDVCLKGWLYGKRSSGKLHFLQIRDGSGIIQAVIFKGDVSPETFEIGDKISQETSIEVYGTVKEDKRSAIGFEIGVKDIKVVGESHDYPITPKEHGVAFLMENRHLWLRSPRQHAIMKIRNEIINAVRNYFNNNGFLLVDAPIFTPAACEGTTNLFEVNYFDEKAYLTQSGQLYMEAAAMAFGKVYCFGPTFRAEKSKTRRHLTEFWMVEPEMAYFDLQMDMDLAEDFVEYVVQQVVTNRRKELEILERDVSKLENIKKPFPRITYDEAIQILKDAGKEVEWGDDFGGDEETVISEKFDRPILIHRYPAECKAFYMKQDPENAKLALCVDMIAPEGYGEIIGGGQREEDLDVLLGKIKEHNLPEEAFDWYLDLRKYGSVPHSGFGLGIERTVSWLCGLHHVRETIPFARLMDRIKP
- a CDS encoding prepilin-type N-terminal cleavage/methylation domain-containing protein — its product is MPDSKKGFTLAEVLVTLAIIGVVAAITIPTLIQDTNKDKYKVDIKKTTSVLNQALMTTSIDGATIPTAGETGVALVTLLKDSLNTLKINTAGDTIYLADGTKITFVGANGCALITSVTPFTAAATQCYAVIDVNGDKGPNFGSTGTIFKDIYVLGVSANGVVPAGGLDTAITLPANFVKDINGVDITSPGIPYPVTITPGNASLNAITGGTT
- a CDS encoding prepilin-type N-terminal cleavage/methylation domain-containing protein, translating into MHSSKKGFTLAEVLVTLAIIGVVAALTIPTLIQSTNNDKYKVGLKKTIGTLNQALMSVSVDGTTIPTAGETGAALVTLLKDSLNILTINSDTIWLSDGTKITFVGANGCALITNSAPFTKAATQCYAVVDVNGDKGPNKGATGTTFNDVYVLGVSANGIVPVGGLDSAFALPANFMKDVNGATIAAPGIPYTDNPVPGNASINVVTGGTT